One Zingiber officinale cultivar Zhangliang chromosome 10B, Zo_v1.1, whole genome shotgun sequence genomic window, agttgagtgaacttggtgtgatctccagtcatatgtttggagcaaccactgtccaaaatccacttggtttcctacagtaagtaggatttaaagttagtttatttttgagcagacattatttaagttaagtttaaaattaaagttttgaaattaatttttaagtttaaaattaaaattttgaaatataatttttaagtttaaaattaaaattttgaaattaatttttaagttttaaaattaaaattttgaaattaatttttaagtttaaaattaaaattttgaaattaatttttaagtttaaaattaaaattttgaaattaatttttaagtttaaaattaaaattttgaagccttattcatctcacccaatctatattatcaatcagggaatcctatgattttgtgagatgaaattggatttttaattatggagttttggtttaacttgtgttagattcagatttagctttggtctccacaaataggcaatcttcagataaacttctaagcttggtgagtcacatggacgtcattagaagtaaccaacctttcgaggttttctgaatagtcctatccacggagcttagtactaaatcttggtctaactggttaggattcatttaagggtagcttcggtcagttccacttggccaaatgcaccagatcgaaaccatatctttctagacatgcgatgcccaagtttccctaacgtactatcatccaaaaacttcaccagtaccatgattcaagttaaacttggtctctaatcctaattaccctgccgggttagtttgttttaggttaccctgtcgggtaagttagttttggaggtgccagctattctggagcctccccctgaattattggccattaatttaaattttggttttaggtttgtgtcgattacttttatagttatggttaacttggtgataattttgttgatttttaaagtgtttagattttgaatttgatttaggtttgtattttgtattttggtttggtttattcgattttatataatgtattttttctttaggtatataatattgattaagtcctatttgcgtggttaagcacgctttcggaccccaagctagattggttgatttgtattgggtaattaatgatttgaaggttttatttgaattcgacttgtaTCCTAGTCTGGTTTTATTATatcatgctttttgattatttaggattaagtctagattttttgatcttgttgtgaatttttctaacatttcatttaaattgttaatctcattttttaatgataaattctcctcctcaagtgttagatcttgagttggatttgaatttttgatttgttccttgaggttttgattttcctcaagaagtgatttgttttcattttctattttaattaatttactatttaaataggaaataattctaaaaaaaaatttgtttaaattaaaatacacatcatttgggccttcggaaacgagtacagactcgtggcttgtttcgggttcagacccgtcttcatcttccgactcgtgctctgtttcagcttcgtgggccatcagtgcgaggtggatctgatgtttctgctcttcttcctctgattcgtccgaggagtcgtcccacgttgctttgagtgtcttctttttggttggcttcgatttgtcgaacctcagttttggccattcgttcttgtagtgtccctttttattgcagccgaagcaagtcacgttcctttgttctgagggagaactgatcttttgaaggtcctttttgctgaagctcctttttctcctggtgaacatttttcttaccaagttcaccaggtgttcttcgtcttcggagtcttggtcggaatcttcttcaaattcaggtttgcttttcttttctttggaggaacttgcaaataaagctatacctttcttggctccagcattagtttgttcatgtaattcttagaaagatttttagaaattttgtaggcatctacgattgatgcccacaaactattacgtggaaaagcatttaatgcgtaccttattaagtctctattttccatttggtggcctatcgcatgaagcccgttgaggatgtccttgatcctcgcgtggagtttcaccttcctgcatttttatattaagaattttattcaaaagcaggtctcgttttgttaccttggcgtcgctcgttccctcgtgcagctcgatcaatttgtcccacagctctttagcatttttgtgtggaccgactctgttcagttcttctcttgttaatctgcactgtagagtgttgatcgctttattttctgttgacgcctttttcttcaaatctgctgtccagtcttcaggatccagtatattctcGGAGTTGTCCgttggaattttatagggtctcgtgacgctcatccactggtcgaagtctgttttgaggtaaacctccttgcgcttcttccagtacggaaaatcatccccgttgaagagtggaggtagtactgtgctgaatccttctgtctgagacattttagtcctgcacacagaagaaagaaaagagaaagaaaaaagatcccaagacttggtcttggattagtagtgcggaagaagaaaaatatagaagtatctaaattggtgttgcaccaattttgatttaattgcaacgaaaaaaaatttccaaaaccgGAAATAATACCAGATTGGAATTAAGCGTACTGAAACCGAAAGAGTAACTGCGAtatataccacttgtaggaccgtgatcgatcgatagagggggggtgaatatcgattcgaaaactcgagtgtaaaagtacgcagcggaaaagtaaatgaacacagttgattttacttcgttcggagcctgtgacgactcctactcgaaggcccgtggtccttgaccactttcgttgggcaatcactagcaattcgaatatgattacaaaaagtgtacaagaaatgctaatgaaagaaagtgataccgacaaggaaattaaccaaagaagaagaagcactttgtcggagctttgttagcgtcgtaggagcgtagagcagcaggactagcagtcgaagagttctcagttgtgtttgaagctccacccctggggcttcttttatatgctgctccgggcgcctggatcccttccgggcgccctggtgcgacgtggcaagtccagtcaggatgctccacgtggtgaggcgacgcagaggataaaagttgcctctgggtgcccgaaccacctttttccagagattccttctcctgcaaaacaaggttagtccgaggcaaaatatatcctgcaacacaaattgttagcacaatttataaaatatgaattaacagaaaaagtatgacttagattccgtcttttcgagaccggaatctagtcacgatctcggcttagatttccgaaatggatctacgtcggatcgacgcctaatgttcccttcccgggaacgcgtcctcgcagtcactcccctccagtgacttaccttacttacctaccaaacgtccggtcagcccttcgacccgtctggacttctcgccagctatacggtcagcccatcgacctagctggacttctcgccaagcgtccgatcagcccgtcgacccgcttggacttctcgccagctatccggtcagcccgtcgacctagctgggcttcgtgccagacatccggtcagcccgtcgacctgtctggacttctcctgcacactcgatcaaagtgtcaaacaacaacaaaactaacttaacccatttgtcattcatcaaaacctaggttagaccgttagtgctacccgcaccaacaaaacgCACCAGGAAAACGAACTCTAGTATGCTATGCATTTGAGCAGTCACTCGAAGCTAACAAAATTAAAGAGGTCCGGCACTGGAAATTCAAGCTTTCACCATTCTTAATTTGACAATATTATTAGTTTAAGAAAAGCGTTAGATAAATCTGTCAAAGTTGACTTCCATACCTTCTTTTCCCTGGCCAGGTAGACATGGCCGAACTTTCCTCTTCCAAGGGGCTTCCCGATATCAAAATCATTCAGCGTCCATCGTTTATCCACTTCTGAAGCTTTCAAAGGAGACTATTGGGAAGAATCTATAGAAGTACCTTAAGGCATTTCTGGTCATTCAGCGTCCATCATTCAGCGTCCGACACGTAAAGCTTGAtgttgttcatcttctttctggTGTCGAATAGGTCGAACGGAGCACGCTTCGGCACGAAAAGGATGGCTTTGAACTCGAGTTGTCCTTCTACGGAGAAATGTTTCACGGCCAAGTGTTCCTCCCAGTCATTGGTCAGGCTCTTATAGAACAAAGCATACTCTTCCTTCATGATCTCTTCTGGCTTTCGCAGCCAGATCGGTTTCTGCTTGTTGATCTGCTGCCATTCGTGGGAGACTTCTTTCACATTCTTCTTCTGGGACTTTTTGTCCTTGTCTTCGTCGACTTCTTCAATGTCGCCGTCCTCTTCCTTCTTCGATTCCTCATCGTCCTCATCGTCACTAATTTCTTTCTCGGTGGTCTTCTCTGTCCATAAATAGATCGGATAGCTGATGAACTCCGAGTGCTTCTTCACCAGATCCTTAATTCTCCTCTCTTCCAAGTATTCCAGCTACAAGATGGGGCAATTTGTATCTTTAATTACTAACTGGTGGGAGAAATTGAGAAAACTACAGTAGCAGCTAAAAATCTAGACTATTTAGAGATAAACAAGTACCTGGTCCTCTTTGAGGTAGAGGGTGATTTTGGTTCCCCGGCCGAGCTGCTCGCCGGCTGTGTCTCTTGTGACAGTAAATGAACCACCGGCTTGTGATTCCTAGATATACTGCTCGTCGTCATTGTGCCTGGTTATCACAATAACCTTCTCGGCGACCAGGTAGGCGAAGTAGAAACCGACACCAAATTGACCAATCATGCGTGTCCGCGCCGGCTTGGAGTGCCTCCATGAACTCCTTGGTGCTGGACCGTGCGATAGTGCCCAAATTGTTCACCAGATCTACAAAGACAAAAACAATTACCAATGTTCTAGCTATTTCATGTTTTCAGGTTTCACCGATCCATCACTTGGAGAGCATCATTTACCAAAAAATGGTGTACCCTCAAAAAGTTGGATTACGATGAACTACTTGCAGTGAACACAAACATTCGAACGAGCATCCCGACAAGGTGCGGAGAAGAGAAACTACCAGCTTTAGTCATGTCGATGTCGCTGTCGATGATGGAAAGCGTCTTGTTCGCCTTGTCAGGCACAAGGCGGATGAAGAGCTCCGGCTGGGCGTCCAGCTTGCTCTTGTCGATGAGACCCTCGAACCGGATCTTATCGAGTACCTGCAGTCACACGATTTGCTTCAGCAACGACAACACAGGGGAAAAAAATGGGAGCAGCAACATGGAAAGCAGTGATGTCTCACATCCGAGGCGTTGCTAATCAGCTAGCGCAGGAAGATCTCCTTGTTGGAGTAGAAGGTGTTGATGATGAGACTCAGCAACTGGTTGATCTCCGCCTGGAACATGAAGGTCTCCGTCTCCCCCATCTACACGTCCGCCATCACCTCGATCGAAAGAAACTGGTTTCGCGAACGGGAACCGGAATCGAATGAATCAAGTGCTTTGATGCGATCTCGTCGGCCCCTACCTTagccgggaagagcgaagagaggaaggaggaggaggaagagaggatcggacgaggaggcagaatggaacgatttatgctgcgattttgcttaggaccgaagcaggtggttttgatcctaatcaggagaggaaggggcgtcgatccaggaaggggaagagggagatgaggctgagagagatggtcggaggtttaggtttatgtttaggtttaggctaagagaaggggcgcgatattggtttaggtttggagggaactttgtgaagtgttgtaaattttgactggtggaaaaattaaattattttttttttgttcattaacatcggattttaaaaatcgctattaaaaccggtgtctattaacaaaaaaaaaggcgctcatagacatcggctaaaaaaccgatgtctatgagcgaaaatctgcgctcatagacaccgatttttgaaaaaatcgatgtaaaatactcaaagacatcggtttttacttaaaactgttgttgttccaccgatgtctatgaaaatttttcttgtagtgtatttTTTATAGGGCATAGAAATTCCGAGCTAGAGCTAGAGGTGGGGTTAAAAGATTCAAAAGGAGGGGTCTCACCATGCTTACAAGTACTAACTTCCAATGGATAAACAAAGATAACGGGAGAGGAGACAGGGATAGAGAGAAAAACGGCATTCTTTAGTAAGTAAGAGAGCTCTGTCAGGAGCAATTATCAGCCTTTGAAAGTATTGAGGTGTCATTTATGTACTTTACCAACAAGGAAAATTTTCCATCTTACACTAtcttttttcttaaattctttattTGTCTTTAGTGCATCGTTTTAATCTAGATCATTATTGTCcctcgaattttaaatttatttgatctaGACTACCTtctgtcaaaattatttaatccATTCATTTTTGGCTACTCTACCTTAAATCCAAATCACTCAATCTAGACTACTTGAACATGATCTCCAAATTCACTTAGTTGAGACTGTCTTTCATTGAATCTAACCTCCAAACTAGCATTATTAAATCTGTACACTAGATGCAACAATTAAATATACATCTAACTTAAATTATATTGTCAAACTACTTAAACACTGCACTATAGTTAAATCTAACCAAAtgagaaatattttttaagaatctttttctttttaatgttTGTAAGGACGACAAATATAAAATTGTATTAAGATAATTGAAATTtaaaagctctcttttaattttacCTCCCATCAATTCAGATATCAATACTTGAAATCACGTAGTATTGAGCTAAGCAACTTTCGATTTAAGATAATCTTTTATTTTATTGATCGAGAGTGatttattaattcaattaaattaaacctcAATGTGTACCAGAACCAGAAGTGAAAGCTCTGAAGATTTCAGCACTGAGTGAGACATTGACTGACATTAATTCAAACCTCATGCATGTTTTTTTGGCCGCCTTCAAATTAGTTCATGCTCGTGCGGTATCCTAGATAAATTGACACTCATTGTTCACAGAACTTCACAAGGTCGCCACTATATATATATGTATCTTCCAAactcaatattaattttaattttatccaaGACTATGGCCAACCAGCATATCAAACACCAGACACTCGAATCGTCTTGAAGGTTGTGCTGGAATTGTAATATACTGTACACAATTATAAACTTAACTAGCCAATAAGTcctataataaataattaacaaaAATCAAACACCTGTAGCGGAATCTTGTTGCAGACTTGGAACAGCACTCTGAGAGTTGAAAGGCTTTGCAGCTGTTATCCACTACAAATCAAAATCCGCAGCTGACTGATATGTATAAATTACACCAGACGGACGCTGCAAATCTTCATCAAAATAAGGGCAATTAAAGTCCGATCCACAGGGCAATGTTTGGAGAAAAACAAATTGTACAAGGTCCTCCATTCCACATACACTAAGTAATTTTTTAGGAGATGGTGTCCAATTGTCCCATTACAAATGCTCATCTAAATGGAATCTTTAATTAATCGGCCAACGAAATTGTGTCACTTTTGCGATTAACAATGAACACAGAGAACTAAAGATGCAGCTACCAGAGTAGCAGCGCACGTATATTACCAACAAGTGTGCACAGCCTCTGAAGATATTGTAGACTTATCATTAGATTCAGTAAACTATGGTAAGTCCTTGTCCGTACGTGGTTGGGGAGGGAAACAAGGAATCAAAGTTGTCTTTTGAAACGGTAGCATTTGCATTTGAGTGTTCTCCAGCTGGTGTGGCCTGGACTGGCGAGCTTTCTTTTCTTGAAGTTGCTGAACAAGCAGTGTTTGTTGCCAATGGAATCCAAACGGTTGAATTAAGTTTTTCTCTCTTTCATGATTTCAGTAATAGTATTCCTCCATGTTGAAGTAGTATGTCTTTCTCGTAGAGTCTCATCAAAAATCGTGCAGCGGAACAAGCACAGTTAGTGCATGCAACTACACTCTTCTTAATTAACAAATCAGCTGCTCTTTTTCCCTCGACAAGGGCTTCGTGTGCTGCACCACCTTCGCTCGATAAAAAGGCCTCCATGGATGGCCAAGTTATCGAAGCCATAAGGACAGATAACTATTCTACTTGTGCACCAAACGTGAAGAAGCATGAAGAAGGTGTTGCAGCGAAGGGGGCTCAGGCTGTGCAGGGCCCTCAGAGAACAGAAGGCGAAGCTTTACATCATCCGGCGCTGCGTCGTCATGCTCCTTTGCTGGCATGATTGATCGACCAACCATTTCCTTAGTTTgactttggattttttttttcccccATTGCAGTTTCTGCCAAAGTGGTGATGGAATTCTAGCTCCGATCATCCGATGGCGTGCATGTATAGTTCCATATTCTAGTATTCTAGACTTTGAGATCCAGTTTTGTGTATTCTACTAAGGATCTTCCTTAATTATTATTTCTCTTTGTAAGGTGAGATTTCCAGCCATAGACCTTGTGATCATGCTGAGCTTAACCTGAAGCTTTACAGCCATGCATGAATCTGTAGCCTTCTGTTGTGCCAGAGCTATATTTTTGAGTGTTTTTATGAGGAGCGATGGATCAATTTGATTTAATCCACAAGATTGGGCAAATATGTTTACATTTCTACTCTGTTCTTGCACCACATTaccaaaactttttttttttaataaatcatgATTTAATTCATAACTCATTTTCAATATGCGGGGCAAATCTTCATCTTAAGTTGTTGATCCCGTCCGAAAAAAGAGACGGGACCAAATATGATTTCATCTTAAAGCGGAAACAGTGCCAAATATGATCCGGAGATAGAGAT contains:
- the LOC122029107 gene encoding small polypeptide DEVIL 5-like; the protein is MKKVLQRRGLRLCRALREQKAKLYIIRRCVVMLLCWHD